GGTATGCTTGGGCTTTTGTCTAATATTACTGAGAGTGCTGGTTATAAATTTCTCCCACTAAGGCCTACGTCATGACGTCAATTTTAAATCAAAAGTGGCGATATCACGCTCAATTTTCTGACGACCTCACCGGTGATGTTATTCTATACTATAACTATAGCTTGGCTTTCATAAGTTTCAAGTCGGTTTCTTCATCAATCAAAAGTTTTAAATTGAATATCCAGATTTCATTACAGAACCATGAAAAACTATGACCTAGGCTACAAGACTCAAGAGGATTGAAAATCATGAGCACATCAACTAAATCCACCCCCTAAGGCAAGTCTAACTGGACCAGATCACACCTAGCCCGCATGATCAGATGGTTTTGTTCGTCATCATCGACCTCGACGACCTTCGATCAGCTGTGTCATTGTACAGTGTCAGTGTACTTTGTGTGTCGCCGGCCGGTCATTTCGATCAGTAGAAGCATGCCGACACAATCTACATTAGATTTCTCTACAAAAGCAGCTCCAAATCAACTCAAAGGGCAACAGGCCGCGATGAAAATTCATACAAAACATGTCCAGACCTGAAGCAGACTCCCCGTCTGTCTGAAGACGAATCGTTACGTAACTTTTTCAATCTCTTGGCTCGCAGAGCCAGAGACACTGGCCCAGACAGAAGTGAATCGTTTCAAAATACGGTTATTTTCTACATAATTTTACTCACCATTGTCAGGATCAGCATACAAGGTATGACATTCTTTCAATATTCGTTCATTTACTGTCAACGTGGCAGAATCTGCAGTATTTGCAGCAGTTCGAGCTCTGACTTTTCCAGACATTCTTCCAGCGAGACGTCAACAGCCGAAATGGGCGAGTTGAAGTGAGACCCGAAAGACCCGGTGCTGGGAGTTGCAAAATTAGATGAAATTAACACAGCCTATTCGCAAATTTCATAAATCCAAACGAAGCGAGTAATTTTGAGTTATAACATCAAACCCCCACAATGAATTCTCGATTGAAAATGACACTTGAAACAAACAGGTGTTGCGACCACAGATAAAAATATCCAGCTTAAAGTCCAAATTCCCCTTCGAACCTAAATACCTCGTGAAGCGCCATCTTTCGTCATCAGCTGATGGCAATTCGCCGGGTTTGAGCCAATCAGAACGTCGCTTTCTGATCATTCCCGGAAGTCGTGGTATGCAGGCGACAGGTTTAAATGACGTTAGTCTAAACTATAACAATGGTAATAAGGCATATAGTGTTGTAAATACAATGCTGAACCTCAAGTAGTACATGTAAACAACTGCCAGAATAAGTTTGAtgtaatatgaattaatttCAAAAGGCGAAATCTTGGTTTTCAACATGTGAAAATCTTAATGTCATCACAACCTCCTCCGCCTGATCAATATTTACAACATGGCTTCCCTTGTTGCAGATTATGGTTCTGGCTCGGAATCAGAACTTGACTCAGATGATGAACGTCACCGTCATGATAGTGCTTTTGCTCTTACCAAATCGTGAGTCAGCGGCTAGACGTATGCGTACCcgtcaatatcaaaatcaactgAATCTTACAATGAATATAAACAACGATTGAACGAAACTCAAAACGCGAAAATGGAGAGTGAACACGGACGCACACTACGCATGCACTGCATGCATCATGCATGCTATGATAACCTCGTACATAATGCATGCTATGATAACCTCGTACATTGTCATAGGACATATAGCAGCAGTGAACTGCTCATAGCCATATAGTCATACCTATCATGCTACTTGTACCAGCAGTACCAGTCCCACTAACATTgtgcgatattgtatcgccaccaCTCGTCCTCTGCATATATCGCCATTGATATGCATGCTATGATAACCTCGTACATTGTCATAGGACATATAGCAGCAGTGAACTGCTCATAGCCATATAGTCATACCTATCATGCTACTTGTACCAGCAGAACCAGTCCCACTAACATTgtgcgatattgtatcgccaccaCTCGTCCTCTGCATATATCGCCATTGATATTCATTGGCCCCCTATAGTGCACAATCTTCTCGCGACATGGCCATACAATATCTTGCAATGTTACCACTGCTGAAAATAGACATCTTCACACGGCCAGTCTGGGGTGattgttcaaagccaaaataaacCTAAAGACACATAAACCTACAGACACatcaattatttattcatgGACAATAGAACACATTTATATGGCCTGAGTGGGCCATAGCCATGGGGGACTTATGCCCTTTTCTCTTGCCACTAACTGATGAAGAGAGCGGATCTGATTTTCTCCTATTATGCATTGCGAAAGTCCTCCGACATCTTTTCCTAACCATGCTAAcagtttttgaaagaaaaatccTTTCTAACATTGCAGGCCTTCTGAAGAGGAAACGAAAGTGAAAAGAATTTCAACTGAAGGCGAAAATCTCCTTATTGGAAGTGGAGGTTGTAGCAGTGATACTTCAGAGGAGGAAACTGATAAATGTCCCAATCAAACTCAGACAGACAGTACCTCTAAACTTCCAAACCCGTTAGCCATGAGAATACCACTGCCAGCACCATCACTGGGgaaaaagaaatcaaagaaAGTTGATGTAAAGTACTCTGTGTTTGCAAATCCGTTCTTGGAGGCGGAGACAGCGAAACATTCTATTCTagaaaaacatgtgaaaatGACTGAGGATGCAATACAGGATCAGAAATCAGGAAAACCAAAGAAACAAATGTGCTATAAATTCAAAAAGGGAAAATGTCAATTTGGTTCCAAGTGTAAATATTCACATGATTTAGACAGTGTACCTGGAGTGATGCACGGAGATGCTGCCGAGATTGAAACTGCTGGACATGCGCAGACTGGTCAAGCTAATACATATTATGGAAACCCACCACAGACTTTCACACCAGTTTTGGAGGACGATGATAGTTACATGAGTCAGGCAAAGAAGAAGCGAAAGTTTGGAGTGACTGACACACTTCAACCCCCGAAAAAGGCACAAAAACTCCTTGAAAATCAGAGAGCCAATGAAAGACCTTGGACAATGAAAAGGTGAACTTGAAAAtgagaactttttcaaaaagtgtctaAATCATATGAGTCTCATATCAAAATCGGTTAAAGAATGTGTTCTTAATAATGGTTTTTGTAAGAACAGGAATAGAGGGATTCCaggctttaaaaaaatcaaaggcTCTGTCATGTGGCTAGTGATTAGAAAATCCAACATCCATGTATCCATGTATTGGGTCAATGCAATGCTTCTGGCATGTCTAAATGTGACTGGCCACAAAACGTTCATTGGCTTTATGCAATATACAATACAAGATAACTTTTGTCCTTTACATATATGTTTCAGTTAGCAACGTCCAAATTAGGTATTTCTGTAATAATTATTTCTACTTTTGGCCTAAAATCAGGTTGTGTAACTGATGCTGAGTTCATTTTGATATAAGCAGGTAATGCTTCAGTTATTACCCAACCTTGGTAGAAATGCATTGAAAGAATTTGTAAAGGGCACCACTTTGAAGACCACTTGAGCAAAACGGCCTTTTTGCAACAGAAAATCTGAACAAAAGATGTGGGGTAACAAGGCAAGATGGTAAGAGATAAGTTGGGGAGGGCAAGAGGCCTTGGTGCCGTGGATTTTGTCCATAGTCCTCTTAAAATTAGTAATTCTTCACATTCTAGTTTTGTTGCCTCAGCCTGAAAATGGAATGAATCTCAGTTGGATCTCGATTGGTGTGGTTATTGTAATGTACTTCAATGTAAGAAAATACATAACAAACAAAACTGTCCCCGTGACCCAGATTCAGCTCTTGTGGAATTAACTTTTTATAACATTCTTGTTAAATTGCATCAAGTAAGGTTATATTACCTTGAATGACGTGCTAATAAATGCAACAGTTTTTCTAGTTCTGCACGCCACCTGCTCTGAAATTGTTGAAACAAAGGTAATCCTActgaaaatgtttcatttggttgttatgtcatgtatgtgtaGATGATACTGTACTTTATCATTCATATTGTTAAATGAGAATTTTGTTGTTTGTGGCATTTCTCACTTCATCAAAGATCATGATGACATATTGCCCCAACTTGGATACCTCGGAGTGGGCGGTACTTCCGACTATATGTTGAAACAATTGGTGAAGCTGCTTTTCTGGATGATGATAACATTATGACTGGAAGTGCCTCCAACTATATTTACCTGTTTGTGTCTCACTATGTGCTTCCAGGCTGACTAGAGAGCTTGTACGTTGACGCCACATTTGTTTGGCAGTCCACAATTGGTATGGCAGTACACCATGCCGGTGTTGGTATAAAGTGTGTCAAGTGCGGAAAGTTGCCTCACTGCCAAGAGACTGTCAAGATAGCCAATTTttatgtgatgacgtcatccaacAGGCTCTTCAAACCAGCTGCACGTATTTTGTTGTATCAAGCCATCAAAATTGATCTCATAAAACTGTTCACTTGGGGGTTACACTTGGACTTTACACTAAGAGGTACAGAACAATTAAGAGAACAGCCCACCACCAGGTAACCTCATGTCCTACTGTACCAGTACTATTAAATGGGGACATTAAATTTCAACTTGCTTCATTTAGGCATTGTTAAAGGTTTATAGGGCATTCAAGTCGTATATTGTATGGGTTTGTTTCAGAAATGTTACATTGTTAAAATGCTTCAGACATTTTATCCTCTTATGCACATGCTTACCAAGGCAGCTGTAATGCATTTCATGAGAAAAATTCAAATAAATAAGAGCATACTCTTCATATGAATTCTGTCAAATCTTTGAAGTCTGGGAATGTTGCATGACAGAGCAGAGATAGCTGCCAGTTTGGGATTGCTCAAACAAGAAAATTGAGGACATCAAGCGCAGCAATGAGAGGTGCTTGTGGCTCGCAGATAAGCCAACGTTGTCGCAGGAGAATGATTTGACATTGCCATTATAGGGCACACCTATACCGACCAGACTGTCTTCATGTGAATGAGTTTAGGACATCAGGCACGGTTGTTCACACACGGTAATCAGAGGTGCTTGTGGCTTGAGGAGACATTCTTCATGTGAATGAGTTTAGGACATCAGACAGGGTAATCAGAGGTGCTTGTGGCTTGAGGAGACAGTCTTCATGTGAATGAGTTTAGGACATCAGACACGGTAATCAGAGGTGCTTGTGGCTTGAGGAGACAGTCTTCATGTGAATGAGTTTAGGACATCAGGCACGGTAATCAGAGGTGCTTGTGGCTTGAGGAGACAGTCTTCATGTGAATGAGTTTAGGACATCAGGCACGATAATCGGAGGTGCTTGTGGCTTGAGGAGACAGTATTCATGTGAATGAGTTTAGGACATCAGGCACGGTAATCAGGTGCTTGTGTCTTCATGTGAATGAGTTTAGGACATCAGGCACGGTAATCAGAGGTGCTTGTGGCTTGAGGAGACAGTATTCATGTGAATGAGTTTAGGACATCAGGCACGATACTCAGAGGTGCTTGTGGCTTGAGGAGACAGTCTTCATGTGAATGAGTTTAGGACATCAGGCATGGTAATCAGAGGTGCTTGTGGCTTGAGGAGACATTCTTCATGTGAATGAGTTTAGAACATCAGGCACGGTAATCAGAGGTGCTTGTGGCTTGAGGAGACATTCTTCATGTGAATGAGTTTAGAACATCAGGCACGGTAATCAGAGTAGCTTGTGGCTTGAGGAGACAGTCTTCATGTGAATGAGTTTAGGACATCAGGCACGGTAATCAGAGGTGCTTGTGGCTTGAGGAGACAGTCTTCATGTGAATGAGTTTAGGACATCAGGCACGGTAACCAGAGGTGCTTGTGGCTTGAGGAGACAGTCTTCATGTGAATGAGTTTAGGACATCAGGCACGGTAATCAGAGGTGCTTGTGGCTTGAGGAGACAGTCTTCATGTGAATGAGTTTAGGACATCAGGCACGGTAATCAGAGGTGCTTGTGGCTTGAGGAGACATTCTTCATGTGAATGAGTTTAGAACATCAGGCACGGTAATCGGAGGTGCTTGTGGCTTGAGGAGACAGTCTTCATGTGAATGAGTTTAGGACATCAGGCACGATAATCAGAGG
This is a stretch of genomic DNA from Lineus longissimus chromosome 2, tnLinLong1.2, whole genome shotgun sequence. It encodes these proteins:
- the LOC135482781 gene encoding uncharacterized protein LOC135482781, which codes for MASLVADYGSGSESELDSDDERHRHDSAFALTKSPSEEETKVKRISTEGENLLIGSGGCSSDTSEEETDKCPNQTQTDSTSKLPNPLAMRIPLPAPSLGKKKSKKVDVKYSVFANPFLEAETAKHSILEKHVKMTEDAIQDQKSGKPKKQMCYKFKKGKCQFGSKCKYSHDLDSVPGVMHGDAAEIETAGHAQTGQANTYYGNPPQTFTPVLEDDDSYMSQAKKKRKFGVTDTLQPPKKAQKLLENQRANERPWTMKR